The Megalops cyprinoides isolate fMegCyp1 chromosome 22, fMegCyp1.pri, whole genome shotgun sequence genome contains a region encoding:
- the LOC118769542 gene encoding uncharacterized protein LOC118769542, with the protein MSEAILTFQVQLSGVMETVLKSAMYEITRLVEDSFLEEVARSKQEVESLRQRLQWWESRRREREGGGRARCADCGRAGVPGEGAHITTPPAPPAEELKQERALGGDWSSCPGEASKPGPLNALEEAATPSPVGVPEMHTAAPIDLEGGESDPLLKEEELQETRSGGDVQGKWLLCSDGELWQRFCGPAESRGLKAGTRHRPVLARHCGHQSTFDWPHLTLKETVLGLSVRGRTQRPLQASASWSSRAGRELGRPVGFTRQDLSTAPAAGTIWTRRMT; encoded by the exons ATGTCAGAGGCCATCCTCACTTTCCAAGTGCAGCTGTCCGGAGTGATGGAGACGGTGCTGAAGTCGGCCATGTACGAGATcaccaggctggtggaggaCAGCTTCCTGGAGGAAGTGGCCCgcagcaaacaggaagtggagtcTCTGCGGCAGAGGCTGCAGTGGTGGGAGAGCCGGCGCAGAGAGCGAGAGGGTGGTGGGAGGGCGAGGTGTGCGGACTGCGGCCGCGCTGGAGTCCCCGGGGAGGGGGCGCACATCACCACCCCCCCTGCGCCACCTG ctgaggagctgaagcaggagaGGGCTCTGGGAGGGGACTGGAGCAGCTGTCCGGGGGAAGCATCAAAGCCAGGACCCCTGAATGCCCTGGAGGAAGCAGCCACACCCAGCCCTGTCGGAGTGCCAGAGATGCACACCGCAGCC CCCATAGATTTGGAAGGGGGAGAGTCTGACCCcctgctgaaggaggaggagcttcAGGAGACCCGCAGCGGAGGTGATGTGCAGGGgaaatggctgctgtgctcAGACGGTGAGTTATGGCAGCGTTTCTGCGGACCTGCAGAATCCCGCGGTTTGAAGGCAGGCACCCGTCACAGGCCTGTCCTGGCGAGGCACTGTGGCCACCAAAGCACATTTGATTGGCCCCATCTG ACGCTGAAGGAGACAGTGCTGGGCCTTTCAGTAAGAGGCAggacacagcgccccctgcaggccagcGCCTCATGGAGCAGCAGGGCAGGCAGAGAGCTGGGGAGACCTGTGGGTTTTACACGGCAGGATCTCAGCACTGCGCCGGCAGCGGGGACCATCTGGACTCGGAGGATGACGTGA
- the LOC118769919 gene encoding zinc finger protein 696-like isoform X1, which yields MSDAILAFQSQLSGVMETVFKAAMYEITRLVEDSFLEEVSRSREQVETLKQRLQWAETRRREREGVRARCADCGRARAPGDGGEGRAAGAESAVDEGRGLKQERVLGGDWSSCPGEASNPGPLNAPEEATTPSPVGVPAGYTQTQTDLDGDRLDAMLKEESLQAAAECCDLQERWRACLEGHEGGDGLTADGGFGEWGSSLGPDTDPAHDGDTEEISQEYRSRYGGMEELSGLEPAPKSEYIAQMLGSGELDEQGLDDSLLRAGGQLGFGAAGHAPAELDPAGVADVPVHPLIPRGKRTAFADRHPSPPGSPRDSADVDELDCLLINEDGFLQDTDGRYQVQRRGRMRTRGEQRDLGACGNQLLPAEGDHELQPQGETFGISLASDILQQSQKGQRRYSCTQCQVSCPDLASLKAHLLTHKAGSAYTCTQCGKSFTQACNLKVHQRIHSGEGLHLCSHCGKGFISFADLKRHKCSHTSEKPYCCTLCGNKFSRLWNLKLHRRIHTQEKPHRCNQCGKSFTRADILKVHQRTHTGERPYCCTVCGLSFKRLDHLKSHQRKHS from the exons ATGTCGGACGCCATCCTCGCTTTTCAGTCCCAGCTCTCGGGGGTCATGGAGACGGTGTTCAAAGCGGCCATGTACGAGATCACCCGGCTGGTGGAGGACAGCTTCCTGGAGGAAGTGTCGcggagcagggagcaggtggaGACGCTGAAGCAGAGGTTACAGTGGGCAGAGAcgcggcggagagagagggagggtgtgcgGGCGAGGTGTGCGGACTGCGGCCGTGCGAGAGCTCCGGGGGACGGAGGCGAGGGCAGAGCGGCCGGAGCTGAGTCCG ctgttGACGAGGGCCGTGGGCTGAAGCAGGAGAGGGTTCTGGGAGGAGACTGGAGCAGCTGTCCGGGGGAAGCATCGAACCCGGGACCCCTGAATGCCCCGGAGGAAGCAACCACGCCCAGCCCTGTCGGAGTGCCGGCAGGGTACACGCAAACA CAGACCGATTTGGACGGGGACAGACTGGACGCCATGCTGAAAGAGGAGAGCCTGCAGGCGGCCGCTGAGTGCTGCGACCTCCAGGAGCGGTGGAGAGCGTGTCTGGAGG GACATGAAGGAGGCGACGGACTCACCGCAGATGGGGGTTTCGGGGAGTGGGGCTCCAGCCTGGGGCCAGACACGGACCCTGCACACgatggagacacagaggagatcTCGCAGGAGTACAGGAGCCGCTATGGCGGGATGGAGGAGCTCAGTGGCCTGGAGCCGGCGCCCAAGAGCGAGTACATCGCCCAGATGCTGGGCTCGGGGGAGCTGGACGAGCAGGGCCTCGATGACTCGCTCCTCCGAGCGGGCGGACAGCTGGGGTTCGGGGCGGCAGGTCACGCCCCCGCCGAGCTGGACCCGGCTGGAGTGGCTGACGTCCCTGTTCACCCGCTCATTCCGCGGGGAAAGAGGACTGCGTTCGCTGACCGACATCCGTCCCCGCCAGGGTCTCCGCGGGACAGCGCAGATGTCGACGAACTGGACTGTCTTCTGATCAACGAAGACGGGTTTCTCCAGGACACGGACGGGCGGTACCAGGTGCAGCGTAGAGGCAGGATGAGGACCAGAGGGGAGCAGCGAGACCTGGGGGCATGTGGCAACCAGCTgctgccagcagagggagacCATGAGCTTCAGCCCCAGGGGGAGACCTTTGGCATCTCGCTCGCCTCTGACATCCTCCAGCAGAGTCAGAAGGGACAGAGACGGTACAGCTGTACCCAGTGCCAGGTGAGCTGCCCCGACCTGGCGAGCCTGAAGGCTCACCTCCTGACGCATAAGGCGGGGTCTGCGTACACCTGCACCCAGTGTGGAAAGAGCTTCACGCAGGCCTGCAACCTGAAGGTCCACCAGCGCATCCACTCAGGCGAGGGCCTGCACCTCTGCAGCCACTGTGGGAAgggtttcatttcttttgctgACCTAAAGAGGCACAAGTGCAGTCACACAAGTGAGAAACCGTACTGCTGCACACTTTGTGGGAATAAATTCAGCCGATTATGGAATCTGAAACTGCACCGACGGATTCATACGCAGGAGAAACCCCACCGTTGCAatcagtgtgggaagagttttaCCCGGGCAGACATTTTAAAGGTTCACCAGCGTactcacacaggagagagaccatACTGTTGTACTGTTTGCGGCCTGAGCTTCAAGCGACTagaccatttgaagtcacaTCAACGCAAACATAGTTAA
- the LOC118769919 gene encoding zinc finger protein 696-like isoform X2 — MSDAILAFQSQLSGVMETVFKAAMYEITRLVEDSFLEEVSRSREQVETLKQRLQWAETRRREREGVRARCADCGRARAPGDGGEGRAAGAESAVDEGRGLKQERVLGGDWSSCPGEASNPGPLNAPEEATTPSPVGVPAGYTQTTDLDGDRLDAMLKEESLQAAAECCDLQERWRACLEGHEGGDGLTADGGFGEWGSSLGPDTDPAHDGDTEEISQEYRSRYGGMEELSGLEPAPKSEYIAQMLGSGELDEQGLDDSLLRAGGQLGFGAAGHAPAELDPAGVADVPVHPLIPRGKRTAFADRHPSPPGSPRDSADVDELDCLLINEDGFLQDTDGRYQVQRRGRMRTRGEQRDLGACGNQLLPAEGDHELQPQGETFGISLASDILQQSQKGQRRYSCTQCQVSCPDLASLKAHLLTHKAGSAYTCTQCGKSFTQACNLKVHQRIHSGEGLHLCSHCGKGFISFADLKRHKCSHTSEKPYCCTLCGNKFSRLWNLKLHRRIHTQEKPHRCNQCGKSFTRADILKVHQRTHTGERPYCCTVCGLSFKRLDHLKSHQRKHS; from the exons ATGTCGGACGCCATCCTCGCTTTTCAGTCCCAGCTCTCGGGGGTCATGGAGACGGTGTTCAAAGCGGCCATGTACGAGATCACCCGGCTGGTGGAGGACAGCTTCCTGGAGGAAGTGTCGcggagcagggagcaggtggaGACGCTGAAGCAGAGGTTACAGTGGGCAGAGAcgcggcggagagagagggagggtgtgcgGGCGAGGTGTGCGGACTGCGGCCGTGCGAGAGCTCCGGGGGACGGAGGCGAGGGCAGAGCGGCCGGAGCTGAGTCCG ctgttGACGAGGGCCGTGGGCTGAAGCAGGAGAGGGTTCTGGGAGGAGACTGGAGCAGCTGTCCGGGGGAAGCATCGAACCCGGGACCCCTGAATGCCCCGGAGGAAGCAACCACGCCCAGCCCTGTCGGAGTGCCGGCAGGGTACACGCAAACA ACCGATTTGGACGGGGACAGACTGGACGCCATGCTGAAAGAGGAGAGCCTGCAGGCGGCCGCTGAGTGCTGCGACCTCCAGGAGCGGTGGAGAGCGTGTCTGGAGG GACATGAAGGAGGCGACGGACTCACCGCAGATGGGGGTTTCGGGGAGTGGGGCTCCAGCCTGGGGCCAGACACGGACCCTGCACACgatggagacacagaggagatcTCGCAGGAGTACAGGAGCCGCTATGGCGGGATGGAGGAGCTCAGTGGCCTGGAGCCGGCGCCCAAGAGCGAGTACATCGCCCAGATGCTGGGCTCGGGGGAGCTGGACGAGCAGGGCCTCGATGACTCGCTCCTCCGAGCGGGCGGACAGCTGGGGTTCGGGGCGGCAGGTCACGCCCCCGCCGAGCTGGACCCGGCTGGAGTGGCTGACGTCCCTGTTCACCCGCTCATTCCGCGGGGAAAGAGGACTGCGTTCGCTGACCGACATCCGTCCCCGCCAGGGTCTCCGCGGGACAGCGCAGATGTCGACGAACTGGACTGTCTTCTGATCAACGAAGACGGGTTTCTCCAGGACACGGACGGGCGGTACCAGGTGCAGCGTAGAGGCAGGATGAGGACCAGAGGGGAGCAGCGAGACCTGGGGGCATGTGGCAACCAGCTgctgccagcagagggagacCATGAGCTTCAGCCCCAGGGGGAGACCTTTGGCATCTCGCTCGCCTCTGACATCCTCCAGCAGAGTCAGAAGGGACAGAGACGGTACAGCTGTACCCAGTGCCAGGTGAGCTGCCCCGACCTGGCGAGCCTGAAGGCTCACCTCCTGACGCATAAGGCGGGGTCTGCGTACACCTGCACCCAGTGTGGAAAGAGCTTCACGCAGGCCTGCAACCTGAAGGTCCACCAGCGCATCCACTCAGGCGAGGGCCTGCACCTCTGCAGCCACTGTGGGAAgggtttcatttcttttgctgACCTAAAGAGGCACAAGTGCAGTCACACAAGTGAGAAACCGTACTGCTGCACACTTTGTGGGAATAAATTCAGCCGATTATGGAATCTGAAACTGCACCGACGGATTCATACGCAGGAGAAACCCCACCGTTGCAatcagtgtgggaagagttttaCCCGGGCAGACATTTTAAAGGTTCACCAGCGTactcacacaggagagagaccatACTGTTGTACTGTTTGCGGCCTGAGCTTCAAGCGACTagaccatttgaagtcacaTCAACGCAAACATAGTTAA